A portion of the Lathamus discolor isolate bLatDis1 chromosome 5, bLatDis1.hap1, whole genome shotgun sequence genome contains these proteins:
- the PPP2R5D gene encoding serine/threonine-protein phosphatase 2A 56 kDa regulatory subunit delta isoform isoform X1, which produces MPCKLKKEKESPKSTKSSTKAGGSGGAKDGGAENSEEEQQQQQQQQQPPASNKRPSNSAPPPTQLNKIKYSGGPQIVKKERRHSSSRFNLSKNRELQKLPALKDAPPHEREELFIQKLRQCCVLFDFISDPLSDLKFKEVKRAGLNEMVEYITHNRDVVTEAIYPEAVIMFSVNLFRTLPPSSNPTGAEFDPEEDEPTLEAAWPHLQLVYEFFLRFLESPDFQPNVAKKYIDQKFVLSLLDLFDSEDPRERDFLKTILHRIYGKFLGLRAYVRRQINNIFYRFIYETEHHNGIAELLEILGSIINGFALPLKEEHKMFLIRVLLPLHKVKSLSVYHPQLAYCVVQFLEKDSSLTEPVIVGLLKFWPKTHSPKEVMFLNELEEILDVIEPSEFVKVMEPLFRQLAKCVSSPHFQVAERALYYWNNEYIMSLISDNAAKILPIMFPALYKNSKSHWNKTIHGLIYNALKLFMEMNQKLFDDCTQQYKAEKQKGRFRMKEREEMWQKIEELARLNPQYPMYYAPPPLPPVCCMETETPTAEDIQLLKKTVETEAVQMLKDIKKDKVLLRRKSELPQDVYTIKALEAHKRAEEFLTSSQEAI; this is translated from the exons ATGCCCTGCAAGCTGAAGAAGGAGAAG GAGTCCCCGAAGTCTaccaaaagcagcacaaaggcCGGCGGCAGCGGTGGCGCGAAGGATGGAGGGGCAGAGAATTCGGAAGAG gagcagcagcagcagcagcagcagcagcagccgccagCTTCAAATAAGCGGCCCAGTAACAGCGCTCCCCCCCCAACCCAGCTGAATAAGATCAAGTACTCCGGGGGACCCCAGATTGTGAAGAAGGAGCGCAGGCACAGCTCTTCCCGCTTCAATCTGAGCAAAAACCGGGAACTCCAAAAGCTCCCAGCCCTTAAAG ATGCTCCTCCGCATGAACGAGAAGAGCTTTTCATTCAGAAGCTGCGGCAGTGCTGCGTGCTTTTTGACTTCATTTCTGACCCCCTCAGTGACCTGAAGTTCAAGGAGGTGAAGCGAGCAGGTCTCAACGAGATGGTAGAATACATCACTCACAACCGTGATGTTGTCACTGAGGCCATCTACCCTGAAGCTGTTATCATG TTTTCAGTGAACCTCTTCCGGACGCTCCCACCATCATCCAATCCCACAGGCGCGGAGTTTGACCCTGAGGAAGATGAGCCTACACTAGAGGCTGCCTGGCCACACCTGcag CTGGTGTACGAGTTCTTCCTCCGGTTCCTGGAATCACCTGATTTTCAACCAAACGTAGCCAAGAAATACATCGACCAGAAGTTTGTACTGTCT CTGCTGGATCTCTTTGACAGTGAAGACCCCAGAGAACGAGACTTCCTAAAGACTATTCTGCACAGGATCTATGGGAAGTTCCTGGGTCTGCGAGCGTACGTGAGGCGGCAGATCAACAATATATTTTACAG GTTCATCTATGAAACAGAGCACCACAATGGGATTGCAGAACTGCTGGAGATCCTGGGAAG TATAATCAATGGGTTTGCTTTGCCTCTGAAGGAAGAGCACAAGATGTTCCTCATCAGAGTCTTGTTACCCCTGCACAAGGTGAAGTCTCTCAGTGTTTACCACCCACAG TTGGCGTACTGTGTTGTACAGTTCTTGGAGAAAGACAGCAGCCTGACAGAGCCA GTGATTGTGGGCTTGCTGAAGTTCTGGCCAAAAACTCACAGCCCCAAGGAGGTGATGTTCCTGAACGAGCTGGAGGAGATCTTGGATGTGATTGAGCCATCTGAGTTTGTGAAAGTCATGGAGCCCTTGTTCAGGCAGCTGGCCAAGTGTGTCTCCAGCCCACACTTCCAG gtgGCAGAGCGAGCACTGTACTACTGGAACAACGAATATATCATGAGCCTAATCAGCGATAACGCAGCCAAAATCCTCCCGATCATGTTTCCAGCACTCTACAAGAACTCCAAGAGTCACTGGAACAA GACAATCCATGGGCTGATATACAATGCACTGAAGCTGTTCATGGAGATGAACCAAAAGCTTTTTGATGATTGCACGCAGCAATACAAGgcagagaagcagaa ggGAAGGTTCAGGATGAAGGAACGAGAAGAAATGTGGCAGAAAATAGAGGAGCTGGCCCGGCTGAACCCCCAG TACCCCATGTATTACGCACCTCCACCATTGCCTCCTGTCTGCTGTATGGAAACGGAGACCCCAACTGCGGAGGACATACAGCTACTGAAGAAAACGGTGGAGACAGAAGCTGTGCAG
- the PPP2R5D gene encoding serine/threonine-protein phosphatase 2A 56 kDa regulatory subunit delta isoform isoform X2: protein MPCKLKKEKESPKSTKSSTKAGGSGGAKDGGAENSEEQQQQQQQQPPASNKRPSNSAPPPTQLNKIKYSGGPQIVKKERRHSSSRFNLSKNRELQKLPALKDAPPHEREELFIQKLRQCCVLFDFISDPLSDLKFKEVKRAGLNEMVEYITHNRDVVTEAIYPEAVIMFSVNLFRTLPPSSNPTGAEFDPEEDEPTLEAAWPHLQLVYEFFLRFLESPDFQPNVAKKYIDQKFVLSLLDLFDSEDPRERDFLKTILHRIYGKFLGLRAYVRRQINNIFYRFIYETEHHNGIAELLEILGSIINGFALPLKEEHKMFLIRVLLPLHKVKSLSVYHPQLAYCVVQFLEKDSSLTEPVIVGLLKFWPKTHSPKEVMFLNELEEILDVIEPSEFVKVMEPLFRQLAKCVSSPHFQVAERALYYWNNEYIMSLISDNAAKILPIMFPALYKNSKSHWNKTIHGLIYNALKLFMEMNQKLFDDCTQQYKAEKQKGRFRMKEREEMWQKIEELARLNPQYPMYYAPPPLPPVCCMETETPTAEDIQLLKKTVETEAVQMLKDIKKDKVLLRRKSELPQDVYTIKALEAHKRAEEFLTSSQEAI from the exons ATGCCCTGCAAGCTGAAGAAGGAGAAG GAGTCCCCGAAGTCTaccaaaagcagcacaaaggcCGGCGGCAGCGGTGGCGCGAAGGATGGAGGGGCAGAGAATTCGGAAGAG cagcagcagcagcagcagcagcagccgccagCTTCAAATAAGCGGCCCAGTAACAGCGCTCCCCCCCCAACCCAGCTGAATAAGATCAAGTACTCCGGGGGACCCCAGATTGTGAAGAAGGAGCGCAGGCACAGCTCTTCCCGCTTCAATCTGAGCAAAAACCGGGAACTCCAAAAGCTCCCAGCCCTTAAAG ATGCTCCTCCGCATGAACGAGAAGAGCTTTTCATTCAGAAGCTGCGGCAGTGCTGCGTGCTTTTTGACTTCATTTCTGACCCCCTCAGTGACCTGAAGTTCAAGGAGGTGAAGCGAGCAGGTCTCAACGAGATGGTAGAATACATCACTCACAACCGTGATGTTGTCACTGAGGCCATCTACCCTGAAGCTGTTATCATG TTTTCAGTGAACCTCTTCCGGACGCTCCCACCATCATCCAATCCCACAGGCGCGGAGTTTGACCCTGAGGAAGATGAGCCTACACTAGAGGCTGCCTGGCCACACCTGcag CTGGTGTACGAGTTCTTCCTCCGGTTCCTGGAATCACCTGATTTTCAACCAAACGTAGCCAAGAAATACATCGACCAGAAGTTTGTACTGTCT CTGCTGGATCTCTTTGACAGTGAAGACCCCAGAGAACGAGACTTCCTAAAGACTATTCTGCACAGGATCTATGGGAAGTTCCTGGGTCTGCGAGCGTACGTGAGGCGGCAGATCAACAATATATTTTACAG GTTCATCTATGAAACAGAGCACCACAATGGGATTGCAGAACTGCTGGAGATCCTGGGAAG TATAATCAATGGGTTTGCTTTGCCTCTGAAGGAAGAGCACAAGATGTTCCTCATCAGAGTCTTGTTACCCCTGCACAAGGTGAAGTCTCTCAGTGTTTACCACCCACAG TTGGCGTACTGTGTTGTACAGTTCTTGGAGAAAGACAGCAGCCTGACAGAGCCA GTGATTGTGGGCTTGCTGAAGTTCTGGCCAAAAACTCACAGCCCCAAGGAGGTGATGTTCCTGAACGAGCTGGAGGAGATCTTGGATGTGATTGAGCCATCTGAGTTTGTGAAAGTCATGGAGCCCTTGTTCAGGCAGCTGGCCAAGTGTGTCTCCAGCCCACACTTCCAG gtgGCAGAGCGAGCACTGTACTACTGGAACAACGAATATATCATGAGCCTAATCAGCGATAACGCAGCCAAAATCCTCCCGATCATGTTTCCAGCACTCTACAAGAACTCCAAGAGTCACTGGAACAA GACAATCCATGGGCTGATATACAATGCACTGAAGCTGTTCATGGAGATGAACCAAAAGCTTTTTGATGATTGCACGCAGCAATACAAGgcagagaagcagaa ggGAAGGTTCAGGATGAAGGAACGAGAAGAAATGTGGCAGAAAATAGAGGAGCTGGCCCGGCTGAACCCCCAG TACCCCATGTATTACGCACCTCCACCATTGCCTCCTGTCTGCTGTATGGAAACGGAGACCCCAACTGCGGAGGACATACAGCTACTGAAGAAAACGGTGGAGACAGAAGCTGTGCAG
- the PPP2R5D gene encoding serine/threonine-protein phosphatase 2A 56 kDa regulatory subunit delta isoform isoform X3, with translation MPPVREESPKSTKSSTKAGGSGGAKDGGAENSEEEQQQQQQQQQPPASNKRPSNSAPPPTQLNKIKYSGGPQIVKKERRHSSSRFNLSKNRELQKLPALKDAPPHEREELFIQKLRQCCVLFDFISDPLSDLKFKEVKRAGLNEMVEYITHNRDVVTEAIYPEAVIMFSVNLFRTLPPSSNPTGAEFDPEEDEPTLEAAWPHLQLVYEFFLRFLESPDFQPNVAKKYIDQKFVLSLLDLFDSEDPRERDFLKTILHRIYGKFLGLRAYVRRQINNIFYRFIYETEHHNGIAELLEILGSIINGFALPLKEEHKMFLIRVLLPLHKVKSLSVYHPQLAYCVVQFLEKDSSLTEPVIVGLLKFWPKTHSPKEVMFLNELEEILDVIEPSEFVKVMEPLFRQLAKCVSSPHFQVAERALYYWNNEYIMSLISDNAAKILPIMFPALYKNSKSHWNKTIHGLIYNALKLFMEMNQKLFDDCTQQYKAEKQKGRFRMKEREEMWQKIEELARLNPQYPMYYAPPPLPPVCCMETETPTAEDIQLLKKTVETEAVQMLKDIKKDKVLLRRKSELPQDVYTIKALEAHKRAEEFLTSSQEAI, from the exons ATGCCCCCGGTGCGTGAG GAGTCCCCGAAGTCTaccaaaagcagcacaaaggcCGGCGGCAGCGGTGGCGCGAAGGATGGAGGGGCAGAGAATTCGGAAGAG gagcagcagcagcagcagcagcagcagcagccgccagCTTCAAATAAGCGGCCCAGTAACAGCGCTCCCCCCCCAACCCAGCTGAATAAGATCAAGTACTCCGGGGGACCCCAGATTGTGAAGAAGGAGCGCAGGCACAGCTCTTCCCGCTTCAATCTGAGCAAAAACCGGGAACTCCAAAAGCTCCCAGCCCTTAAAG ATGCTCCTCCGCATGAACGAGAAGAGCTTTTCATTCAGAAGCTGCGGCAGTGCTGCGTGCTTTTTGACTTCATTTCTGACCCCCTCAGTGACCTGAAGTTCAAGGAGGTGAAGCGAGCAGGTCTCAACGAGATGGTAGAATACATCACTCACAACCGTGATGTTGTCACTGAGGCCATCTACCCTGAAGCTGTTATCATG TTTTCAGTGAACCTCTTCCGGACGCTCCCACCATCATCCAATCCCACAGGCGCGGAGTTTGACCCTGAGGAAGATGAGCCTACACTAGAGGCTGCCTGGCCACACCTGcag CTGGTGTACGAGTTCTTCCTCCGGTTCCTGGAATCACCTGATTTTCAACCAAACGTAGCCAAGAAATACATCGACCAGAAGTTTGTACTGTCT CTGCTGGATCTCTTTGACAGTGAAGACCCCAGAGAACGAGACTTCCTAAAGACTATTCTGCACAGGATCTATGGGAAGTTCCTGGGTCTGCGAGCGTACGTGAGGCGGCAGATCAACAATATATTTTACAG GTTCATCTATGAAACAGAGCACCACAATGGGATTGCAGAACTGCTGGAGATCCTGGGAAG TATAATCAATGGGTTTGCTTTGCCTCTGAAGGAAGAGCACAAGATGTTCCTCATCAGAGTCTTGTTACCCCTGCACAAGGTGAAGTCTCTCAGTGTTTACCACCCACAG TTGGCGTACTGTGTTGTACAGTTCTTGGAGAAAGACAGCAGCCTGACAGAGCCA GTGATTGTGGGCTTGCTGAAGTTCTGGCCAAAAACTCACAGCCCCAAGGAGGTGATGTTCCTGAACGAGCTGGAGGAGATCTTGGATGTGATTGAGCCATCTGAGTTTGTGAAAGTCATGGAGCCCTTGTTCAGGCAGCTGGCCAAGTGTGTCTCCAGCCCACACTTCCAG gtgGCAGAGCGAGCACTGTACTACTGGAACAACGAATATATCATGAGCCTAATCAGCGATAACGCAGCCAAAATCCTCCCGATCATGTTTCCAGCACTCTACAAGAACTCCAAGAGTCACTGGAACAA GACAATCCATGGGCTGATATACAATGCACTGAAGCTGTTCATGGAGATGAACCAAAAGCTTTTTGATGATTGCACGCAGCAATACAAGgcagagaagcagaa ggGAAGGTTCAGGATGAAGGAACGAGAAGAAATGTGGCAGAAAATAGAGGAGCTGGCCCGGCTGAACCCCCAG TACCCCATGTATTACGCACCTCCACCATTGCCTCCTGTCTGCTGTATGGAAACGGAGACCCCAACTGCGGAGGACATACAGCTACTGAAGAAAACGGTGGAGACAGAAGCTGTGCAG